The following are from one region of the Capsicum annuum cultivar UCD-10X-F1 chromosome 1, UCD10Xv1.1, whole genome shotgun sequence genome:
- the LOC107857345 gene encoding protein ENHANCED PSEUDOMONAS SUSCEPTIBILITY 1-like, translated as MNLPIHLPLKMDDEKMFEVFEVPTTLVDTVFHLSKESIGKLKAKENTEMGVKSISSLQAFLAHLWRAINRCRKHDAEEEVVINIIVGTRSRLNPPLPEGYFGNAIHYKKVKTNARELLENGLGWAAMRINKMVVAQNSEEVVKMYKDWVENPILITKG; from the exons ATGAATCTTCCTATTCACCTTCCCCTGAAGATGGATGATGAAAAAATGTTTGAAGTCTTTGAAGTTCCAACGACATTGGTAGACACGGTTTTTCATCTTAGTAAAGAAAGTATAGGTAAGCTCAAAGCAAAAGAGAATACTGAAATGGGTGTTAAGTCGATTTCTTCTTTGCAAGCTTTTTTGGCTCATCTATGGCGCGCTATTAATCGTTGTCGCAAGCATGATGCAGAGGAAGAAGTCGTCATCAATATTATCGTAG GTACAAGATCGAGACTAAATCCTCCACTTCCAGAAGGGTATTTTGGAAATGCAATtcattacaagaaagtaaagacaAATGCAAGGGAGTTGCTGGAAAATGGACTAGGATGGGCTGCAATGCGAATAAACAAGATGGTTGTTGCTCAAAACTCTGAAGAAGTGGTGAAAA